ATCAAGCTACCGCGATTATCTCGAGCAAGTACTGAGAGACGAGTTATGAACAAGATTGAAACGGAACTTTCTGAGGTTTTTATGATCGAACCGAAAATCTTCGGCGATCAGAGGGGTTTCTTCTTCGAAAGCTTCAACCAGAAACAGTGGCAAAACACGACGGGCCTGAGCACCCGGTTCGTCCAGGACAATCATTCCCGATCCGCCAGGGGCGTGTTAAGGGGGCTGCATTACCAGATCGAGCAGGTTCAGGCCAAATTGGTACGCGTCATCGTCGGCGAGGTCTTCGATGTTGCCGTGGACATCCGGCGACACTCCCCAACGTTCGGCAAATGGGTCGGAGTCCGCCTATCCGCCGAAAACAAACGCCAGCTGTGGATTCCTGAAGGCTTTGCGCATGGTTTTCTCGTGCTGTCCGAGGTGGCGGAGTTCCTGTACAAGACCACGGATTATTATGCCCCCGAACATGAAAGAGCCATTATCTGGAACGATCCGGATCTTGCCATTCACTGGCCCACCGACGAAGAACCGACGCTGTCGGAGAAAGACAAAAGGGCTTTACCTTTAAACGAGGCCGAGCTTTTTTAGCCCTGAAAACCCCCAGACGCCGCGAAACCGGGGGGACAATATCCCCGCTGGCCTTCACCGCAATTCGAACAGGAGCAACTGGCACACATTGATTTTTCCGCTGCCCCCCCATTGTTGTGTTTACGTAACCGGAAGAACATGATAGTTTTCACCTTAATGCATCATAACGAATAGCATTAAGTGACAAAGGTTTCACATTTATGAAAATTGCCATAGTTCGAAAGGAATCCGGCTTCCAGCGGGGAGGAGCGGAAGCATATTGCGCCAATCTGTGTCGCTGCCTCGCGGACATGGGGCACCAGGTATTTCTGGTAGCTCGCGAATGCGATGATAACATTCATCCCGAATTGGTACACGTCCCCGTACAAGTTCGCAATTGGTCGTCGTCGGCACGCAACCTGTCTTTCCATCGCAACAGCCAAATCGCCCTCAAACAACTCAACGTTGACCGCGTATATGCCCTGAGCCGGACTTTTCCTGCCGACGCGTTCCGCTTCAGCGACCCTTTTCATGCCACATGGCTCGATATCCGCTATACCGCCCGGTGGCGAAACACGCTTGAACGGATGAATCCGCGCCACCGCACCATTCTGGCATTGGAGCAGGAGATCTGCCGCACCCAACATACCGGGGCCATCATCACCAATTCCCATTGGGTTCGCCGACAGTTACTCGATTACTACAACTACCCGGGCGAACGCATTCACGTCGTATACAACGGGGTCGATCTGGATAAATTCACCCCGCCCAGCCAAGAGGCTATCGTCAACGGGCCCTTGAAATTATTGTTCGTAGCCAACGATTTCGTTCGCAAAGGACTTGCCTTCATTCTTGATGCATTGCACCAACTGAAAACAGCCGGCATTGCCTGCCACCTGGCCGTTGTTGGCCGAGACAACCCCCTGCCGTTCCGCAAACACGCAGAAAAACTCGGCATATCCGCAGCTGTCGATTTTTGTGGGGCCAGCAGCCACACCCGGAACAGCTACCGTGCCGCAGACCTGTTGGTACTACCCACCCTAAGCGACCCCTTTGCCAACGTCTGTCTGGAAGCGCTGGCTTGCGGCTTGCCGGTTATGACCACGACCCACAATGGCGCCTCGGAAATACTGACCGAAGAGCAGACCGGATATGTGCTTCGTGGCGACCGTCCCCTTACTCCGCAAATTGTAACGGGACTCGTAAACTTCAGCCGTCTGTCCCGGGAACGGCGGCTGGAAATGCGTCGTCTGGCCAGGCTCTGCGCCCAGGGATTCACCATTACAAACAATACCCGGCAGACCGTCGAGGTTCTGGAATCGGCAAACCGACCTCAGCCATTCTGACCCAAGATTCCGAAACCCGCACCCATGCGCCCATTTTCAGCCCAGGCGGTTGTTACGCAAAGCTCGGCAGGGTAGCGGCCGCCGCACAACCGCGATCCAGCGCGATGTACATGCTTTATCCCGAACATCGAACCTCGCAGCGGCACCGGACTGTCTGAGTAGACAAAGTACTCTATCCGTGTAACAACGCCTCCCTGCAATCCCCACTCCCGACTTCGCCGCTGCGCCCCCGAAACTTCCGGATCCCCCGGCTAAGGTGTTGCCATTATAAGACTTTTAGCCTTCTTGAACCCGAACACAGAACACAACGAACACCCACCAAGAGCCCTGGCACCGTACTTGCATTTGAGTATCGGCCACACGAAACCCTTACGTGGTTGTTTGTGTACACACCATCCGGAGGTTAGATCGAATGTGTCGTATTGGAGCTATTAAAAGCCGCCACTATGTGCACCCCAGCCAAGCCCTTTTGCTCATGCAGTCCCAACAGAAGGGACATGACAATTCCGGCTTCGCCATGGTCATGCAGGACCTTGGGGGCATCTTCGAAAACTACAAGCATCTGCCTACTTTGTCGCTGGCCTGCACGGACGAAGGACTACAGATCGCCAAAGCCATCATGGACGCTCGCGGTTTCCGCATGGTCCACGAATGGGAGCCGCAGACCAACCGGCAGCCGGGTCTGGATATCCAGGCCATGCCGCACTACGTCTTCCAGACCTTTGATTATCCCGAAACCTACGCCGACGCCAGCCAGAAGGACAAAGAGGAACTGCTCCTCGACACCCGCCTGGAACTGCGGGCCGGCATGGAAGAGGATTGCAAAGGCTTCGCCTATTCCTTCTGGCCCGACGTCGTCACCCTGAAGGAAATCGGCGATCCCCGCGACATCGGAACGTTCTTCAATATCTGGGAAGCGGACGACAAGTTCACCGCCAAGGTCATCACTGCCCAGTGCCGGCAGAACACCAACTACGCCATCGTGCGCTATGCCGCGCACCCCTTCTTCATTCAGGGTTATACGGCACTGGCCAACGGCGAAAACACCTTCTATCAGAAAAACAAAGAGTTCCAGCAGAACCTGCATCGCGGATACATCGGCTTCGAGTCCGACTCCCAGTGCTTCCTTTACACTCTGCACCACGTGCATCACGAGCTGGGCTGGCCGCTGCCCTACTACAAACACGTCATCACGCCGCTGCCTTTCGAGGATGTCGTCAAACGGGAAGACCAGCAACAACTGCTGGCCTTGCGTCAGTCCCTGGCGCACCTGGAGATCAACGGTCCCAATACCATCATCGGCGTGTTGCCCGACAACACCATGTTCACCTGCTGCGACGCCAAAAAACTGCGGCCGGTCGTGGTCGGCAGGGATGAAGACACCGTGGTTCTGTCCTCGGAGGTCTGCGGCATCAACGAGATCCTGCCGAACCGCAATTGGGAGACGGATATCTACCCCAATGAGCGTGAAATCGTGGTTATAGACAACAACCTGGAGGTCCAGCGATGGAAACAGTAAAAATAAACGACATCGCCTGCAACGATCTTCCCTGGAAGATTCAGTATCATCCCGAGCGCTGCACCCTGTGCGGATCCTGTATTGCGGCCTGTACATTCGACGCCATCGGGCCGAAAATGGAGCGGCGACGCATTACCTTTACGGAAAGCGCCACCCCCGAACCCAAGACCCGTTTCACCGCTCAACCGGTGATCGCCCAGGCGAACAAGATCAAGAACTTCTGCCGCGGCTGCGGCGTCTGCGAGCGCGTGTGCCCCAACAACGCCATCAGCTCCAGTCGCAACCCCGACTCCCGCTTCAACGTGGTCTACGCGACTTCGACCGGCACCGGACCCAAACGCGGCGGTCGTAACAATCTCGAAGTACAGGCCCGCACCCTGGACACCTTGCGCGTCGGGCGTATTTCGCAGATGACCGACCCGAGCCTTGACGCCCAGCGCCATGTCTTCGACTGTCTTGCTCCCCTGGGGCGCATTCTGCCGGCAAACTCGCTGCCCTTTGACCAGGCCGCTGACGGCAATCTGGTCCAGAAGGGCCACACCCCGCCGGTACACTGGATCTACCCGGTTATCATCGGCGACATGTCCATCGGGGCCTTGTCCTGGCGCATGTGGGAAGCTATTGCCATGGCGGTCGCCTACCTCAACGAGGAATGCGGACTGCCGGTGCGCATGTGCTCCGGGGAAGGCGGCATGCCGGTACGGCTGCTGAAAAGCCGTTACCTCAAATACATGATCCTGCAGATCGCCTCCGGGCATTTCGGTTGGAACCGCATCATCCAGGCCATGCCGGATATGGTTGAAGATCCGGCCGGGATTTTGATCAAGATCGGCCAGGGCGCCAAGCCCGGCGACGGCGGCCTGCTGATGGCGGCCAAAGTGGCCGAGCACATCCAGGCCATCCGCGGCGTGCCCAAGGCGGATCTGCTGTCGCCGCCCAACCATCAGGGTCTCTAC
This DNA window, taken from Syntrophotalea carbinolica DSM 2380, encodes the following:
- the rfbC gene encoding dTDP-4-dehydrorhamnose 3,5-epimerase; the protein is MNKIETELSEVFMIEPKIFGDQRGFFFESFNQKQWQNTTGLSTRFVQDNHSRSARGVLRGLHYQIEQVQAKLVRVIVGEVFDVAVDIRRHSPTFGKWVGVRLSAENKRQLWIPEGFAHGFLVLSEVAEFLYKTTDYYAPEHERAIIWNDPDLAIHWPTDEEPTLSEKDKRALPLNEAELF
- a CDS encoding glutamate synthase-related protein yields the protein METVKINDIACNDLPWKIQYHPERCTLCGSCIAACTFDAIGPKMERRRITFTESATPEPKTRFTAQPVIAQANKIKNFCRGCGVCERVCPNNAISSSRNPDSRFNVVYATSTGTGPKRGGRNNLEVQARTLDTLRVGRISQMTDPSLDAQRHVFDCLAPLGRILPANSLPFDQAADGNLVQKGHTPPVHWIYPVIIGDMSIGALSWRMWEAIAMAVAYLNEECGLPVRMCSGEGGMPVRLLKSRYLKYMILQIASGHFGWNRIIQAMPDMVEDPAGILIKIGQGAKPGDGGLLMAAKVAEHIQAIRGVPKADLLSPPNHQGLYSIEESVQKMFLSFNAAFKFRVPVAIKVAASATSVSVFNNLVRDPYNIVGGFFLDGIDGGTGAAHDISLDHTGHPSVSKLRDCYLAAVAQGRQGQIPLWAAGGLGKTGNLAADAFKMMCLGANGVFTGKLILQMAGCLGNDHSRCNACNTGLCPVGITTQQPVLVKRLDPERVAENIVNYFLAMDVELRKLMAPIGNSSLPIGRSDCLVSSDKAVADRLQVQYVC
- a CDS encoding glycosyltransferase family 4 protein, which codes for MKIAIVRKESGFQRGGAEAYCANLCRCLADMGHQVFLVARECDDNIHPELVHVPVQVRNWSSSARNLSFHRNSQIALKQLNVDRVYALSRTFPADAFRFSDPFHATWLDIRYTARWRNTLERMNPRHRTILALEQEICRTQHTGAIITNSHWVRRQLLDYYNYPGERIHVVYNGVDLDKFTPPSQEAIVNGPLKLLFVANDFVRKGLAFILDALHQLKTAGIACHLAVVGRDNPLPFRKHAEKLGISAAVDFCGASSHTRNSYRAADLLVLPTLSDPFANVCLEALACGLPVMTTTHNGASEILTEEQTGYVLRGDRPLTPQIVTGLVNFSRLSRERRLEMRRLARLCAQGFTITNNTRQTVEVLESANRPQPF
- a CDS encoding class II glutamine amidotransferase → MCRIGAIKSRHYVHPSQALLLMQSQQKGHDNSGFAMVMQDLGGIFENYKHLPTLSLACTDEGLQIAKAIMDARGFRMVHEWEPQTNRQPGLDIQAMPHYVFQTFDYPETYADASQKDKEELLLDTRLELRAGMEEDCKGFAYSFWPDVVTLKEIGDPRDIGTFFNIWEADDKFTAKVITAQCRQNTNYAIVRYAAHPFFIQGYTALANGENTFYQKNKEFQQNLHRGYIGFESDSQCFLYTLHHVHHELGWPLPYYKHVITPLPFEDVVKREDQQQLLALRQSLAHLEINGPNTIIGVLPDNTMFTCCDAKKLRPVVVGRDEDTVVLSSEVCGINEILPNRNWETDIYPNEREIVVIDNNLEVQRWKQ